The following proteins are co-located in the Bacteroidales bacterium genome:
- a CDS encoding glycosyltransferase family 2 protein, with protein sequence MYNGKKVIVVLPAYNASNTLEITYREIPLNIVDEVILVDDCSIDNTIEIGNNLGIKHIMRHQKNKGYGGNQKTCYNKALELNADIVVMLHPDYQYTPKLIEAMVSIIGNGVYPVVFGSRILGKGARKGGMPLYKYIFNRILTLIQNTLMNQKLSEYHTGYRSFSGEVLQRIDFNRNSDDFVFDNELVAQICYNNFQVAEITCPTNYNQMTSSINFRRSISYGIGVLRTSILYSLTKTGIYKWKLLTDTQLNPKVSAMHENAISKSISLN encoded by the coding sequence ATGTATAACGGGAAAAAAGTTATTGTTGTATTACCTGCCTATAATGCATCAAATACTCTGGAAATAACCTACAGGGAAATCCCTTTGAATATTGTGGATGAAGTTATCCTTGTAGATGACTGCAGTATTGATAATACAATTGAAATTGGCAATAATCTTGGTATAAAACATATCATGCGTCATCAGAAAAACAAAGGATATGGAGGGAATCAAAAAACGTGCTATAATAAGGCTTTGGAGCTTAATGCCGATATTGTTGTAATGCTTCACCCCGATTATCAATATACACCAAAACTTATAGAAGCTATGGTAAGTATAATAGGTAACGGTGTTTACCCTGTAGTTTTTGGTTCGCGGATTTTAGGGAAAGGAGCCCGGAAAGGAGGTATGCCCTTATATAAATACATATTCAACAGAATTCTTACATTAATTCAGAACACACTGATGAACCAGAAATTATCTGAATATCATACCGGATATCGTTCCTTTTCGGGTGAAGTCCTGCAAAGAATTGATTTTAACAGGAATTCTGATGACTTTGTTTTTGACAATGAACTTGTTGCACAGATTTGTTATAACAATTTTCAGGTAGCAGAAATTACCTGTCCGACTAATTATAATCAGATGACTTCAAGCATAAATTTCAGAAGAAGCATCAGTTATGGAATTGGAGTATTACGAACATCAATTTTATATTCCTTAACAAAAACTGGCATCTATAAATGGAAACTTCTTACTGACACACAACTCAATCCTAAAGTTTCTGCAATGCATGAGAATGCAATCTCCAAAAGTATAAGTCTAAACTAA
- a CDS encoding peptidase M6, translated as MKRILSLCLLFTFATICWSQKSTRKPVTSGKIVNEQVEYPKPIDPQIVQDQDDMTWNDYHPIPGKNWADPSLIPERKFKMALVAVDFPDQPFVITLPKKSDLFGNPQIDPVKREDVPEFYSDFWLKPSEVNHGQTINGYWMEQSRGKFGITVLDAFGPYRMPKNHWEYGLNEYSQNNSTPDGTVASSRMEPDVDTLWKADAGDLKKQYDAILRIYAGYDETGVWQEFGEMKFLSKEDIPAEWGNPDTSKPRWIPTRYVPWTSWKAGQMQWGLSSIRQGENSGTITHELGHFAFRTGDNNNNPYIQPYRRVGSGPWDMMDRGSFNGPGGPHMRWVVPAAMGAGMPAGLMLRNRMINGFLPENQVLTLSRDSLAKSGSVVAIVTARAVEPVAGAYAGVIVRLDGAEPHDRTPADDPAVNPLSPGIPNYDSYSLETVQRIGYDSFCPDNGVLIAKNKDKESRNGGPNQFNCFNWVIDAHPEDINKVDYVRPDGKPVMRTIADYRQLNDALFHAGNNSGSQFEYIDEPNRLHFYIIDIKRDASGILSYKTGVRSLDGSGAERGVSVLPPSITKMKKPLQYFEFVVSNTGEPSKNKESDNIDIYRLSVSVEGKGWTVQLLNSLLSLIPGDSEKIPVYISYRKECSGSAKVIFTAHSENDPSISVSSSILIKK; from the coding sequence ATGAAACGAATTCTATCGCTTTGCCTGCTGTTTACTTTTGCCACGATCTGCTGGTCACAAAAAAGCACCAGGAAACCTGTTACCTCAGGAAAAATTGTAAATGAACAGGTTGAGTACCCAAAACCAATAGATCCGCAGATAGTTCAGGACCAGGATGATATGACCTGGAATGATTATCATCCCATTCCCGGAAAAAACTGGGCGGATCCTTCACTTATTCCAGAGAGAAAATTTAAAATGGCCCTGGTTGCTGTTGACTTTCCTGATCAGCCTTTCGTCATAACTCTTCCAAAAAAATCTGACCTTTTCGGAAATCCGCAAATTGATCCGGTTAAAAGAGAAGATGTGCCAGAATTCTATTCAGATTTCTGGCTCAAACCTTCAGAAGTAAATCACGGACAAACTATCAATGGCTACTGGATGGAACAGTCGCGAGGTAAATTTGGCATTACAGTTCTCGACGCATTTGGCCCCTATCGCATGCCCAAAAATCACTGGGAATACGGCCTCAACGAATATAGCCAGAACAATTCAACGCCAGATGGCACTGTTGCCTCCAGCCGGATGGAGCCCGATGTTGATACACTGTGGAAAGCGGATGCAGGAGATCTTAAAAAACAATATGATGCAATACTCCGGATCTATGCAGGGTATGACGAAACAGGAGTCTGGCAGGAATTCGGTGAGATGAAATTTTTATCAAAGGAAGATATACCGGCAGAATGGGGTAATCCTGATACTTCAAAGCCACGATGGATCCCTACAAGATATGTTCCATGGACATCTTGGAAAGCAGGCCAGATGCAGTGGGGACTCTCATCGATACGACAGGGAGAAAACTCAGGTACGATAACACATGAACTAGGTCATTTTGCATTCCGAACGGGCGATAATAACAATAATCCGTATATCCAGCCATACCGGAGAGTTGGCTCCGGTCCATGGGATATGATGGACAGAGGCTCTTTCAATGGTCCGGGAGGACCTCATATGCGCTGGGTTGTTCCCGCCGCAATGGGTGCAGGAATGCCGGCAGGACTCATGTTAAGAAACAGAATGATTAATGGATTTCTCCCTGAGAATCAGGTATTGACACTAAGCCGAGATAGTCTCGCCAAATCAGGATCTGTAGTTGCAATTGTAACAGCAAGGGCTGTGGAACCTGTCGCAGGTGCCTACGCAGGCGTAATTGTCAGACTCGACGGAGCTGAACCTCACGACAGGACTCCTGCTGATGACCCCGCTGTAAATCCGCTTTCACCGGGCATCCCGAACTATGATTCCTACTCCCTTGAAACGGTTCAGAGAATAGGTTATGATTCATTTTGTCCCGACAATGGTGTACTCATTGCTAAGAATAAGGACAAGGAGAGCCGCAACGGGGGGCCTAACCAGTTTAACTGTTTCAACTGGGTTATTGATGCCCATCCTGAAGACATTAATAAAGTAGATTATGTAAGACCCGATGGAAAACCTGTAATGAGAACGATAGCAGATTACAGGCAACTAAATGATGCATTGTTCCATGCTGGCAATAACTCAGGCAGTCAGTTTGAATATATTGATGAGCCAAACAGATTGCACTTCTATATCATTGACATTAAACGGGATGCATCAGGAATACTATCTTACAAAACAGGAGTAAGATCTCTCGACGGATCGGGTGCTGAGCGCGGGGTATCAGTTCTTCCTCCTTCAATAACCAAAATGAAGAAACCATTACAGTACTTTGAATTTGTTGTATCAAATACCGGAGAGCCTTCTAAAAACAAAGAGTCAGATAATATTGATATTTACCGTTTGTCTGTTTCAGTTGAAGGTAAGGGATGGACTGTTCAATTATTGAATAGCCTCCTATCCCTTATCCCCGGAGATTCAGAAAAAATACCTGTATATATTTCATACCGAAAAGAATGTTCCGGTTCGGCAAAAGTGATTTTTACCGCACATTCAGAAAACGATCCTTCCATATCAGTCTCATCCTCAATACTTATTAAGAAGTAA
- a CDS encoding DUF4249 domain-containing protein, whose product MMRSQNITGIILFLVLAAGCTTQFFPDYDQNQEQLVVEGMITDQNEVNRIKLSKSSPVGQPLVRKPVKGATVSIINEDGIVTPLKETLPGIYSTDSTKFRGQVGGKYSLNIRILNATYSTDFIEMKPVPPITSVYYEKVLIKYSPDSLYRDEGCKIYLDTYDPSGKCLFFKWDFTETYEYQVPYDVRNKICWVTENSDMVLIKNTSIYNRARVTKYPILFITDETDKLKERYSILVKQYSLNEAEYEFWEKVQNISQNIGSLYDITPVAIPSNIRNDNNPEESVLGYFSVSAVAKKRLFIEDQFLGWPNFYSYCATDTVYGNLPPEGLNINYWIIEDYGDETLPFWVVTTYRECADCTTKGTRVRPSFWNEH is encoded by the coding sequence ATGATGAGATCTCAAAATATCACGGGTATAATTCTTTTCCTTGTTCTTGCGGCAGGCTGCACAACCCAGTTCTTTCCTGACTATGATCAGAATCAGGAGCAGCTTGTTGTTGAAGGAATGATAACCGACCAGAATGAAGTAAACAGGATCAAATTGTCGAAATCTTCGCCGGTTGGACAACCTCTGGTCAGAAAACCTGTAAAAGGGGCAACAGTCAGTATAATAAATGAGGATGGAATTGTAACTCCTCTCAAAGAAACATTACCGGGTATATACTCCACCGACTCTACAAAGTTCCGTGGACAGGTTGGCGGAAAATACTCCCTCAATATCCGGATTCTCAATGCAACTTATTCAACCGATTTTATTGAGATGAAACCTGTTCCCCCGATCACCAGTGTATACTATGAAAAGGTATTGATAAAATATTCACCGGACAGTCTTTACCGGGATGAAGGTTGTAAGATCTATCTCGACACGTATGATCCTTCAGGTAAGTGTCTCTTCTTCAAATGGGATTTCACTGAAACCTACGAATACCAGGTTCCTTATGATGTCAGAAACAAGATCTGCTGGGTGACTGAAAATTCAGACATGGTTTTGATAAAGAATACTTCAATATATAACCGTGCCAGAGTAACAAAATATCCTATTCTTTTTATTACAGATGAAACCGACAAACTAAAAGAGAGATACAGCATCCTGGTAAAACAGTATTCGTTAAACGAAGCTGAATATGAATTCTGGGAAAAGGTGCAAAACATTTCCCAGAACATTGGTAGCCTCTACGATATCACACCTGTTGCCATACCTAGCAATATCAGAAACGATAATAATCCGGAAGAGTCTGTTCTGGGCTATTTCAGCGTATCTGCTGTAGCAAAGAAAAGACTGTTTATTGAAGATCAGTTCCTGGGATGGCCTAATTTTTATTCATATTGTGCTACTGACACAGTCTATGGAAATCTGCCCCCGGAAGGTCTTAATATTAATTACTGGATAATAGAAGATTATGGAGATGAAACACTCCCATTCTGGGTTGTAACAACATACAGGGAGTGCGCAGATTGCACAACCAAAGGGACAAGGGTGAGGCCCTCATTCTGGAATGAACATTAG
- a CDS encoding TonB-dependent receptor: protein MIIRAYIVFLLLIFSSVVHSQGRYLIDWDYAGHSFETFVNETESRYPVKFLYNEEWVKDLILGSYGDKRMMNEVLDTLFRDKSIYYYVTKSGNIVLTKFFAVKPIKNQSGTNLSFIPGADYSGNKTEGSSSGNMLVDIGNPAEKNLSGNISITGYITNQDTKESVAGVTVYIPSLSAGTVSNEFGFYKLSVPRGTYTIHFTFIGMKEKTIDINLYGQGEMDLEMKSILVPLKEAVIRADKDIKLQRFEVGVEKINISSFRLMPTSMGESDIVKSVLLIPGVHSIGEGSAGFNVRGGSADQNLILLYGAPVYNSSHFFGFFSAINSDLIKDVTLYKGGIPSRYGGRLSSVLDIIPREGNRKEFMGNAGISPITSHIVLEGPAITDTLFYLITARTTYSNWILGLMEKPSLRKSRASFHDFNARIAYDINKNNKVDLSGYYSYDSFMLNSDTTYEYQNNIFSLRWRHFFSSRFFSALSVNNSLYRYDISSLRVPQESFVLSHRLNSTGIKADFNWFPGRNEFNFGGELSRYDVMPGNFMPTGDSSSVIPNIIERQRAIETAIYFEDKYIVTDFLSVNAGIRFSSFIALGPQTLYIYNPSFPRNISSVEDTITYGRADSYKTYGGPEFRLSLNFRLNDNNSVKLNYNHTRQYIHLLSNTASISPTDTWKLSDYHLLPQSGDQIAAGYYRMLNNNKIEASAEVYYKNIDNMVDFKGGTDLVMNEHIERDLINVYGKSYGFELLLKKPEGRARWSIGYTFSRVLLRSKGSFSEESINQGNWFPANFDKPHGLIATFTFMQSRRVSLSANYNFSSGRPVTYPVSSYTIGNIEITNYSQRNLYRLPNYSRLDLSARVSGTLKSKRIAHPYWIFSLYNATGRNNVYSAFFKKENNTIKGYYLSVFGRPIPSVSFNFDF, encoded by the coding sequence ATGATTATCAGAGCTTATATCGTATTTTTATTATTGATATTTTCATCTGTGGTTCATTCACAGGGGAGGTACCTGATTGACTGGGATTATGCAGGTCATTCATTTGAAACCTTCGTTAATGAAACCGAATCGAGATACCCTGTTAAATTTCTATACAACGAGGAGTGGGTAAAAGATCTCATTCTTGGCAGTTATGGCGACAAGAGGATGATGAACGAGGTCCTTGACACTCTCTTCAGGGATAAATCAATTTATTACTATGTCACTAAATCAGGGAATATTGTCTTAACAAAATTTTTCGCTGTAAAACCAATAAAAAACCAGTCCGGAACCAACCTTTCATTTATTCCCGGTGCTGACTATTCAGGAAATAAAACCGAGGGGAGTTCTTCAGGGAACATGCTTGTCGACATAGGGAATCCTGCTGAAAAAAACTTGTCCGGAAATATTTCAATAACAGGATATATCACAAACCAGGATACAAAGGAGAGCGTTGCCGGTGTAACAGTCTATATTCCAAGTCTTTCAGCAGGCACAGTGTCGAACGAATTTGGCTTTTATAAATTGAGTGTCCCGCGTGGTACTTATACCATACATTTCACTTTCATCGGGATGAAGGAAAAAACAATCGATATTAACCTATATGGACAGGGTGAAATGGACCTTGAAATGAAAAGTATCCTTGTCCCGCTAAAAGAAGCTGTAATCAGGGCTGATAAGGATATTAAGCTGCAGCGTTTTGAGGTGGGGGTTGAAAAGATCAATATCAGCTCTTTTCGCCTGATGCCAACATCAATGGGTGAGTCGGATATCGTAAAAAGTGTCTTACTTATACCAGGGGTTCATTCTATTGGCGAAGGCTCAGCAGGTTTTAATGTAAGAGGTGGTTCGGCTGACCAGAATCTGATATTGCTGTACGGTGCTCCGGTATATAACTCATCTCATTTCTTTGGCTTTTTCTCTGCCATCAATTCCGATCTCATAAAAGATGTAACTCTCTATAAGGGTGGTATCCCCTCGCGGTATGGCGGACGGCTTTCATCTGTACTTGATATCATACCAAGAGAAGGCAACAGAAAAGAGTTTATGGGAAATGCAGGTATAAGTCCGATAACGAGCCATATCGTCCTTGAAGGCCCGGCTATAACTGATACTCTTTTCTATCTTATTACGGCCAGGACAACTTATTCAAACTGGATTCTGGGACTGATGGAGAAGCCTTCACTCAGGAAAAGCCGGGCATCCTTTCATGATTTTAATGCCAGAATTGCTTACGATATTAACAAAAATAACAAAGTTGATCTTTCCGGATATTACAGTTACGATTCCTTCATGCTTAACTCGGATACTACTTATGAGTATCAGAATAATATTTTCTCGCTGAGGTGGCGCCATTTTTTCAGCAGCCGTTTCTTCTCTGCCCTGTCAGTAAATAATAGTTTATACCGATATGATATTTCGAGTCTGAGAGTACCGCAGGAGTCTTTTGTTCTTAGTCACAGGTTAAACAGCACAGGCATTAAAGCGGATTTCAACTGGTTTCCCGGAAGGAATGAATTCAATTTCGGGGGAGAACTAAGCAGATATGATGTTATGCCGGGCAACTTTATGCCGACTGGAGACTCTTCATCAGTGATTCCCAATATAATAGAAAGGCAGAGGGCAATTGAGACAGCAATATATTTTGAGGATAAATATATTGTGACAGATTTTCTTTCTGTTAATGCCGGTATCAGGTTTTCTTCATTTATTGCTCTCGGGCCACAGACTCTATATATTTATAATCCTTCTTTTCCAAGAAACATATCTTCTGTTGAGGACACCATAACTTATGGAAGAGCTGACAGCTATAAAACTTATGGTGGTCCGGAATTCAGACTTTCCCTGAACTTCAGACTGAACGATAATAATTCTGTAAAACTAAACTATAATCATACCAGGCAGTACATTCATCTGCTTTCAAATACTGCATCCATCTCTCCCACCGATACCTGGAAGCTTAGCGATTACCACCTCCTGCCTCAATCGGGCGACCAGATTGCAGCAGGTTATTACAGAATGCTCAATAACAATAAGATAGAAGCATCTGCAGAAGTATATTACAAGAATATCGACAATATGGTTGATTTCAAGGGAGGTACTGATCTTGTTATGAATGAACATATTGAGAGAGATCTGATAAATGTTTATGGTAAAAGTTACGGATTTGAGCTCCTTCTTAAAAAACCTGAAGGGAGGGCCCGCTGGAGTATAGGTTACACATTCTCCAGAGTACTTCTCAGGAGTAAAGGATCATTCAGTGAGGAGTCAATAAATCAGGGAAACTGGTTCCCTGCCAACTTCGACAAACCACATGGTCTTATTGCTACTTTTACCTTTATGCAGTCGAGACGCGTCAGTCTCTCTGCAAATTACAATTTCAGCTCCGGAAGGCCGGTTACATACCCTGTTTCTTCGTATACAATAGGGAACATTGAAATAACAAATTATTCCCAGCGGAATCTTTATCGTCTTCCGAATTATTCAAGACTTGATCTGTCGGCCAGGGTGAGCGGAACACTTAAATCGAAAAGAATAGCACATCCATACTGGATTTTTTCACTTTACAATGCAACAGGAAGGAATAATGTTTATTCAGCATTTTTCAAAAAAGAAAACAATACTATAAAAGGTTACTATTTATCAGTTTTTGGAAGGCCTATTCCTTCTGTTTCTTTCAACTTTGATTTTTAA